The proteins below are encoded in one region of Triticum aestivum cultivar Chinese Spring chromosome 1B, IWGSC CS RefSeq v2.1, whole genome shotgun sequence:
- the LOC123128027 gene encoding uncharacterized protein, whose product MEEASACTLYRCVCCWRRLCSPRIPRVAPGRDYVCIPAGADDSPAWSLLVGFLSASIPMISEDSVLGLHRFRVARSGRILGRSEDALDTLCTVETTKGCSGIASATAALTPDGRSLCLFSEHLDPGKNSATPRAQQLRLAHEAATMSELPRLPQDTCTHCRPVSAAGHLWAPYVYLEYVGKCVLGMQRFRKDADRWEQAGDTFPFHYKSQMTKLWNGDFLQGCAVLPDDTILVSLRPAQGVFLTFNCSDCTWTVVTTSENTQTVYVPILGPGVYIQGDDDTDDDGAVYFLRDNRVYAYKLRYYQDQEDQRRKLKLEPPTIVDSVCPFYDEGYGFLTHLGGRLMCSVWISVERHCSCDHLHAIISTFRVRPTSARQKGIDILHSTCRRLDVLSVGLPTHEFCFLQEYEDQNAMPPAMLEYPTSSPVIESSKMLDCCSNFLSVKPGHYEFEEPPEDPAVQINKDLYIICEAQFQTIVYVAKIENGRVGSHDKLLTQKHALVLSYNTDDHYLVRYRSPPWHLVFSSRSSNAYVVSNTQDGIDAYGPTEESKLFPCTEPPAPDPFSMVLEVGNRIVALSETLGVSYHDGSKWVRCRHLADEYLALNGKVDLSGYAVLGDNSFVVSEAGTGSILMFDLRSERWSIVRHASASCGAQVLNGRSVFVDGFIYTCTMGGILAYELVDQQDDGKELGEPVLLQFSWQLSERRGWDAERMCLDCADKDKIPDAIVFCVVQGEYGCSKNLPGSLSRSHDVHITTVQVKTERTHRRKRRPERIDHVDISTCFIEHDAALVWTKRCFAVESS is encoded by the exons ATGGAGGAGGCCAGCGCCTGCACCCTGTACCGATGCGTCTGCTGCTGGCGTCGTCTCTGCTCTCCCCGGATCCCGCGCGTCGCCCCCGGCAGAGACTACGTCTGCATCCCGGCTGGCGCGGATGACAGCCCCGCCTGGTCGCTGCTCGTCGGCTTCCTCTCCGCATCCATCCCTATGATCTCCGAAGACAGTGTCCTGGGCCTGCACCGGTTCCGCGTCGCGCGATCCGGTCGAATCCTCGGCCGGAGCGAGGATGCCCTCGACACCCTGTGCACCGTCGAAACCACCAAGGGCTGCAGCGGCATCGCCAGCGCTACCGCCGCGCTGACTCCCGACGGCCGCTCGCTATGCCTCTTCTCTGAGCACCTGGATCCGGGCAAGAACTCGGCGACCCCACGAGCCCAGCAGCTGCGGCTGGCCCACGAAGCCGCCACCATGTCCGAGCTGCCTCGCCTGCCGCAGGACACTTGCACGCATTGCCGCCCCGTCTCGGCCGCCGGCCACCTCTGGGCTCCATACGTCTATTTGGAGTATGTAGGCAAGTGCGTCCTCGGGATGCAACGCTTCCGCAAGGACGCTGACCGGTGGGAGCAGGCCGGGGACACCTTCCCCTTCCACTACAAGAGCCAAATGACCAAACTGTGGAATGGCGACTTCTTGCAGGGATGCGCCGTTCTCCCGGACGACACCATCTTGGTGTCGCTGCGACCAGCTCAGGGCGTCTTCTTAACCTTCAATTGCTCCGATTGCACCTGGACCGTGGTCACCACCTCCGAGAACACACAGACGGTCTACGTCCCCATCCTGGGCCCTGGTGTATACATACAAGGAGATGATGATACAGATGATGATGGTGCCGTCTACTTCCTCCGTGACAATCGCGTCTATGCCTACAAGCTGCGCTATTACCAGGACCAGGAGGATCAGCGAAGAAAGCTCAAGCTGGAGCCGCCTACCATTGTCGACTCTGTCTGTCCTTTCTACGATGAAGGCTATGGTTTCCTCACGCACCTGGGCGGCCGACTCATGTGCTCCGTCTGGATCAGCGTGGAGCGCCACTGCTCCTGTGACCATCTGCACGCCATCATCTCCACCTTCAGAGTTAGACCAACCAGCGCTCGGCAGAAAGGCATCGATATACTGCATTCCACCTGCCGCCGCTTGGATGTGCTCTCTGTTGGACTACCAACCCATGAATTCTGCTTCCTACA GGAGTATGAGGACCAGAATGCCATGCCGCCTGCAATGCTGGAGTATCCAACCAGCTCTCCCGTCATAGAATCCTCCAAGATGCTTGATTGTTGCAG CAATTTTCTATCTGTAAAACCGGGACATTACGAGTTTGAGGAGCCTCCTGAGGACCCAGCTGTCCAGATCAATAAGGACCTATATATTATTTGCGAAGCTCAATTCCAGACAATTGTGTATGTTGCCAAAATAGAGAACGGAAGGGTGGGATCTCATGACAAACTTCTCACGCAAAAGCATGCTCTGGTCTTATCTTACAACACTGACGATCATTACCTTGTTCGGTATCGGTCTCCCCCGTGGCACCTCGTCTTCAGCAGTCGCAGCTCCAACGCATATGTTGTCTCTAACACACAAGATGGCATAGATGCATACGGTCCAACTGAGGAGTCCAAGCTGTTTCCATGCACGGAGCCTCCCGCTCCTGACCCTTTCTCTATGGTTCTTGAAGTTGGTAACAGGATTGTCGCTCTGAGCGAGACTCTCGGTGTTTCCTACCACGATGGATCCAAATGGGTGCGTTGCAGGCACCTCGCAGACGAATATCTTGCTCTGAACGGGAAGGTTGACCTTTCGGGATATGCGGTCCTGGGTGACAATTCCTTCGTGGTTTCCGAGGCCGGCACAGGTTCGATCCTTATGTTCGATCTGCGTTCCGAGAGATGGAGCATTGTGCGGCATGCTTCTGCTTCGTGCGGAGCCCAAGTGTTGAACGGGAGATCTGTGTTTGTTGATGGTTTCATCTACACATGCACAATGGGGGGCATTCTCGCGTATGAGCTGGTTGATCAGCAAGATGATGGCAAGGAGCTTGGAGAGCCCGTCCTCTTGCAGTTCTCGTGGCAGTTGTCAGAGCGCAGGGGTTGGGACGCTGAAAGGATGTGCTTGGATTGTGCTGACAAAGACAAGATCCCTGATGCGATTGTTTTCTGTGTGGTGCAAG GTGAATATGGTTGTTCAAAAAACCTTCCTGGCAGCCTTTCTCGCAGCCACGATGTACACATCACAACTGTTCAGGTGAAGACTGAAAGAACACACAGACGCAAAAGGAGGCCAGAGAGAATTGACCATGTGGATATCAGCACATGTTTCATTGAGCATGATGCAGCACTTGTCTGGACCAAACGTTGTTTTGCAGTTGAGTCTTCTTGA